A region of Solanum dulcamara chromosome 7, daSolDulc1.2, whole genome shotgun sequence DNA encodes the following proteins:
- the LOC129896344 gene encoding (+)-cis,trans-nepetalactol synthase NEPS1-like, with the protein MVDWTVQKYGQFDVMFSNAGIVGNSGQKVLDLDLSEFDRVMNVNARGMSACVKHSARAMVEKRVRGSIICTGSIVASRGGSWRTDYVMSKHAVLGLVRSASRQLGEYGIRVNSTSQSAVMTPLMISEEAETSMKILKMYGPLTSLKGITLSVKHLADAALFVASNDSVFVSGHDLAVDGGLISIPNPMSSL; encoded by the coding sequence ATGGTGGATTGGACGGTCCAGAAATACGGTCAGTTCGACGTCATGTTCAGTAACGCAGGAATCGTTGGTAATTCGGGTCAAAAGGTACTCGATCTGGATCTTTCCGAATTCGACCGGGTGATGAACGTCAATGCTCGAGGTATGTCTGCGTGTGTGAAGCACTCTGCTCGCGCCATGGTGGAGAAGCGTGTTAGAGGGAGCATAATTTGTACAGGTAGTATTGTGGCAAGCAGGGGAGGATCCTGGCGGACTGATTACGTAATGTCAAAACACGCTGTGTTAGGGCTAGTGAGATCAGCTTCAAGGCAATTGGGTGAGTACGGAATAAGGGTGAATAGTACTTCACAATCCGCAGTGATGACTCCATTGATGATCAGTGAGGAAGCAGAGACATCAATGAAGATTCTGAAAATGTATGGGCCGCTGACTAGTTTGAAGGGAATTACACTGTCGGTGAAGCACTTGGCGGATGCAGCTCTGTTTGTAGCTTCCAATGATTCTGTTTTTGTGAGTGGGCATGATTTGGCGGTGGATGGTGGCTTGATCAGTATTCCAAATCCAATGAGTTCATTGTGA